The sequence below is a genomic window from Dehalococcoidia bacterium.
TCACCATTAAGGTATCTGTAAAATTGCCTTTCATTTACATTGAAGTCCTCATAAAAAAAGTTTCTCAACTCGTCTGTTTGGTCGTAAATATACTTGAATATAAAAGATTGAGACTCTGCAATAAAGATCTTTTTTAATTTATTTTTATTTACCTTTATTATTTTTATCTGCTTGCCCCCTATATTTGATACAGGAAAGATATTATTCAAATTAGATACCGCACCTCTTATTGACCTCCTGGTGACTTTTCCATCAGCTTTAGATTCTACAAGCTCTATAACTTCTCTATATTTAGCCTTATCCCCAAGTGAAATAGCGGTAAAGAGAGCAATCATACTAACCAGCTCCCTTTTTTCATGGGAAGTTCCATCTGAAAAAGCAGTTTTTTTATATGAAAATATGGTTTTTTTATTATGCATAATTATTTTATAAATTGTCTATTTATTAAAAATTATACTTATATATTACATTATATTTAAGTCAATAAAAAATATTATTTAAGTCAGTTTTGGTCAAAAAAAATAGATTTTTAGAGCACTAAGCTTTCTTAATTGATAAATTTTTTGGTCAAAATCATTAGTGTAGTCTGAATTATATTTTGTATTTTCTTATTTAAAAATATAATGTAAATAAATTATTGAAAAAAGGACCGGGTATATGAAGATAGTATCTTGGAATGTTAATGGAATAAGAGCATGCCTTAAAAAGGATTTTATGATATTTTTTGAGAATTCAGATGCTGATTTATTCTGCATTCAGGAAACTAAAGCTCAATCTTCGCAAGTAGAAATTAATACTCCTGGCTATTCTCAATTTTGGTATAGTGCTGAAAAGAAAGGTTACTCTGGTACCTTGATATTTGCCAAGAACAAACCATTGAATTCTATATATGGGCTTGGTATAGACAAACATGATAATGAGGGAAGAGTAATAACTTTAGAATATGAATCTTTTTATTTAGTTACTGTTTATACTCCTAATTCAAAGAGAGATTTATCTAGACTGCCATATAGAGAAAATGAATGGGATGTTGACTTTTTGAGCTACATTAAGGAATTAGAGAAATTTAAGCCAGTAATTTTTTGTGGGGACTTAAATGTCGCGCATAAAGAAATTGATCTAAAAAATCCCAAATCAAATGAACGTAATGCTGGATTTACAAAGGAAGAAAGAAAAGGTTTTGACAATATAGTTGCAGAAGGATTTATAGATACTTTTAGAAAATTCAACCAGAATAGTGATAACTATACTTGGTGGAGTTATATGGGAGGATCAAGGGCGAGAAATGTAGGTTGGAGGATTGACTATTTCTGTATATCTAAATCACTAGAAAATAAACTTATTTCTGCAGATATTCATGCTGATGTTTTAGGTTCAGATCATTGCCCAGTAAGTATTGAAATAAATTTGTAGGAATAAATTATGAATTACTTATCAAAGGAGAAATCAGAGTATTTACTTCAACATTCTAAAAATCCAGTAAACTGGTATCCCTGGGTTAATGAAGCATTTGAACGAGCTAAAAATGAAGACAAGCCAATATTTTTATCAATTGGATATTCTAGTTGCCATTGGTGTCATGTTATGGAAGAAGAATCATTTGAAGATATTGAGACTGCTGAGATATTAAATAAAAATTTTATTTCTATAAAGGTAGATAGAGAAGAAAGACCAGATATTGACTCTGTATATATGGCCGCCATACAAATGATAACTGGTAGAGGAGGTTGGCCAGCATCAATTTTTATGAATAGTAAGGGGGAGCCTTTTTATGCTGGAACTTATTTCCCTAAGTTTGATAGACATAATATCCCAGCATTTAAGTCTGTTTTAGCTAAAATTATAGAAATTTATCATAATGATCGATCAAGTATTGATAATCATACTAAAGTGGTAATAGAAGGACTAAGAAAATTTTTTAATTCTTCGGAAATATCAAATATTCAGTCAGATAATATATATGAAAAAATAATTGATCAAATTAATAAATCTTTTGACTTTGAAAATGGAGGATTTGGAGATTTTCCAAAATTCCCAGAA
It includes:
- a CDS encoding exodeoxyribonuclease III; this translates as MKIVSWNVNGIRACLKKDFMIFFENSDADLFCIQETKAQSSQVEINTPGYSQFWYSAEKKGYSGTLIFAKNKPLNSIYGLGIDKHDNEGRVITLEYESFYLVTVYTPNSKRDLSRLPYRENEWDVDFLSYIKELEKFKPVIFCGDLNVAHKEIDLKNPKSNERNAGFTKEERKGFDNIVAEGFIDTFRKFNQNSDNYTWWSYMGGSRARNVGWRIDYFCISKSLENKLISADIHADVLGSDHCPVSIEINL